The following are from one region of the Trichoplusia ni isolate ovarian cell line Hi5 chromosome 1, tn1, whole genome shotgun sequence genome:
- the LOC113497567 gene encoding trimethylguanosine synthase, producing MSDYNEHYHRCETLAEFNFYFGDDNEEEIDDDDNYIYCFCSRVFIRDGVKTYYIDKEYVSESDVEVLRDSQSQDCEDHSHVHFSLDTSYKVKCERDEGASCYCSASHTDNCCSTDEHDAVHTHGTISHALQPSDSGADLTYQDYHSETHDKLERMDQDLGEINENYMSEDTWEKFWAVNGERIIWASWIKRYSDYINPSYLDENNDLLMDENNIPKQHSVDQIYKKQLDVSQKPVIEDMRERKFSYDSKVNPYKKTNANQNHIEKGGRNNEHNKEDVWLPIARRRSCSEHDRILSPRTVAGTDSMTNVTKLTLSSYDVTSSHVTSESTPTDTDYSVSSSSSDDPSNDQTRIANIDDKYDNSLNEPIPSEVDSEQYWQFLWKKHFGQQYALHFANYTEHHNISDKKLPEITIEPVIGPKKPDENKMTLEIECENSEGNSQETPTVIEIQNQVDQITLEDKTKSRRRNKKKTSEKYITSVGVLLQNLLREEHAKTMFEPTDTGDSGNKSGSTEKPAVDAMDVTVNTSNVQQNMHRSHLNSYCDDGDNDPPEEIAVTMKRSHELDEDEDLSYTKIKNTFQMMGFCVHPEKLPKGELIYRKRSAKLRPPRYKRFASGRKTYFDEDGNPYTMDQTKDSQEDKDMQTDEDCTEVKSDTEKADIPIDNTRTSLSKEASLDEDSSKLAEAAAVPLPCDAEDSNDDEKKLDESAENSVTQQVESTRRRKRPKRYSRFEEDFDVSSMPAELRDDPKMYKYWKKRHSLFHRFDEGIKLDRESWFSVTPENVAWHIANKYVYDVVLDAFCGAGGNTIQFAQTCKKVIAIDIDPKKIEMAKHNAAVYGVADRIEFLVGDFFELAPQLKADMVFLSPPWGGPGYSDNHEYDLETMLEPRPASELMRVARSITPTISLYLPRNSRPDQILTLARDVGGSVEVEQSFLDRRFVAITAYFY from the exons ATGTCGGATTATAATGAGCATTATCATCGTTGTGAGACACTTGCTGAATTTAATTTCTACTTCGGTGATGATAATGAGGAAGAAATAGACGATGACGACAATTACATCTACTGCTTCTGTAGTAGAGTTTTCATAAG GGATGGAGTAAAAACATATTACATTGATAAAGAATATGTCAGTGAGAGTGATGTAGAAGTACTTCGTGACTCTCAATCTCAGGACTGTGAGGATCACTCTCATGTACACTTTTCTTTGGACACTTCTTATAAGGTTAAGTGTGAG AGAGATGAAGGTGCTAGCTGCTACTGCAGTGCATCACACACAGACAACTGCTGTTCCACTGATGAGCATGATGCTGTCCACACCCACGGTACCATATCCCATGCCTTACAACCCAGTGATAGCGGTGCTGATCTCACATACCAAGACTACCACTCCGAAACACATGACAAATTGGAACGCATGGACCAAGACCTTGGAGAAATCAATGAAAACTACATGTCAGAAGACACTTGGGAAAAATTCTGGGCTGTTAATGGAGAAAGAATCATATGGGCCTCCTGGATTAAAAGATACAGTGATTACATAAACCCATCCTATCTAGATGAAAACAATGATCTATTAATGGATGAAAACAATATACCCAAACAGCATTCCGTAgatcaaatttataaaaagcagCTAGATGTAAGCCAGAAACCAGTTATAGAGGATATGAGAGAAAGGAAATTCTCATATGACTCCAAAGTTAACCCTTACAAGAAAACCAATGCCAATCAAAATCACATAGAGAAAGGTGGTAGGAACAATGAACATAACAAAGAGGATGTATGGTTACCCATCGCTAGGCGTCGGTCTTGTTCCGAACATGATAGAATACTAAGTCCAAGAACCGTAGCTGGTACGGACTCAATGACAAATGTTACAAAACTCACCCTCTCCAGTTACGACGTCACGTCAAGTCACGTGACATCAGAATCGACCCCCACTGACACTGATTACAGTGTGTCGTCATCATCCTCTGACGACCCGTCAAATGACCAGACGAGGATAGCTAATATAGATGATAAGTATGATAATAGCCTAAATGAACCTATCCCATCAGAAGTCGACTCAGAACAATACTGGCAGTTCTTGTGGAAAAAGCATTTTGGGCAACAATATGCCTTACATTTTGCCAACTACACTGAACATCACAACATCTCTGATAAGAAACTGCCAGAAATAACTATAGAACCAGTAATAGGACCTAAAAAAcctgatgaaaataaaatgacctTAGAAATTGAATGTGAAAATAGTGAAGGCAATTCACAAGAAACACCAACTGTCATCGAAATACAGAATCAAGTAGATCAAATAACATTAGaagataaaactaaatctaggagaagaaataagaaaaaaacaagtgaaaaatatataacatcTGTTGGAGTGCTTTTACAGAATTTGTTAAGGGAAGAACATGCTAAAACCATGTTTGAGCCAACAGACACAGGAGATAGTGGGAACAAATCTGGTTCTACTGAAAAACCAGCTGTAGATGCAATGGATGTTACAGTAAACACCTCAAATGTACAGCAAAATATGCATAGAAGTCATTTGAATTCATACTGTGATGATGGTGATAATGATCCGCCTGAGGAGATTGCTGTTACTATGAAAAGAAG CCACGAACTCGACGAAGACGAAGATTTATCCTACactaagataaaaaatacattccaaATGATGGGATTCTGTGTTCACCCTGAGAAGCTGCCGAAAGGCGAGTTGATCTACAGGAAGCGTTCGGCGAAACTTCGCCCGCCGAGGTACAAGAGATTCGCGTCCGGACGAAAGACTTATTTCGACGAAGATGGAAATCCTTATACTATGGATCAG ACAAAAGATTCTCAAGAAGACAAAGACATGCAGACAGATGAAGATTGTACTGAAGTCAAATCGGATACTGAGAAGGCGGATATACCCATAGACAATACTAGAACAAGTTTGTCAAAGGAGGCGAGTTTGGACGAGGATAGTAGCAAGCTCGCTGAGGCCGCGGCTGTACCGCTCCCGTGTGATGCAGAAGATTCTAATGATGATGAGAAAAAACTTGATGAGTCAGCGGAGAATAGTG TTACACAACAAGTGGAGTCGACACGGCGTAGGAAAAGGCCCAAAAGATATTCTAGATTTGAAGAGGATTTCGATGTTTCGAGCATGCCCGCCGAGCTGAGAGACGACCCTAAGATGTATAAGTACTGGAAAAAGAGGCACTCCCTCTTTCACAG ATTCGATGAAGGTATAAAGTTGGACCGCGAGAGTTGGTTCAGCGTGACTCCCGAGAACGTGGCGTGGCACATCGCCAACAAGTACGTGTACGACGTCGTGTTGGACGCCTTCTGCGGCGCGGGCGGTAACACTATACAGTTCGCGCAAACCTGCAAGAAAG TGATAGCAATAGACATAGATCCAAAAAAAATCGAGATGGCGAAGCACAACGCTGCGGTGTACGGAGTGGCCGATAGGATAGAGTTCTTGGTGGGAGACTTCTTCGAACTGGCGCCGCAGCTGAAGGCCGATATGGTGTTCCTGAGCCCGCCTTGGGGAGGGCCGGGGTATTCCGAT AATCACGAGTATGATTTGGAGACGATGTTGGAACCGCGGCCAGCGTCTGAACTGATGAGAGTGGCTCGATCCATAACACCTACCATATCACTTTACCTACCTAGGAACTCCAGGCCGGACCAG ATATTAACGCTCGCAAGAGACGTCGGTGGTTCCGTGGAAGTGGAACAGAGTTTCCTCGACAGGAGATTCGTAGCTATAACGGCATACTTTTACTAA
- the LOC113497607 gene encoding protein FAM166B-like, with amino-acid sequence MWVDVTAREKQNYTTQTNGSFIPGYTGHCPMLKFRFGKCYGDNTRQILREIRSKGLFNKPLEYRPRDNYELDHPRNNAPQRDVYDGLRNRPTAHMTGYTGYVPGMNFSYGKSYGRTADDCMANFTDRQRDLRRKADLNRSYVRSRSAPKMETVHSRDEIRRDLNRFREINKYKENTISPEFPPIAGYTGHIPRIKGSEASLSQRYHCAAKRGLELIKIEREKRKEIHNADTNIRAILKDNGKKYSYWNWG; translated from the exons gtacACAGGGCACTGTCCCATGCTGAAGTTTCGCTTCGGCAAATGCTACGGAGACAACACACGCCAGATTCTCAGAGAGATCCGATCCAAAGGACTTTTCAA TAAGCCACTAGAATACCGTCCACGGGACAACTACGAGTTGGATCACCCTCGCAACAATGCACCACAGCGAGACGTTTACGACGGCCTGAGAAACAGACCCACAGCACACATGACCGGTTACACGGGATATGTACCAGGGATGAACTTTAG TTACGGAAAGTCATATGGACGGACAGCAGACGACTGCATGGCAAACTTCACGGACAGACAACGCGATCTCAGACGAAAAGCGGATTTAAATAGAAGCTACGTGCGATCAAGAAGCGCGCCTAAAATGGAAACAGTACACTCGCGAGACGAAATCCGGCGCGATCTGAACAGATTTAGAGAAATCAATAAGTATAAAG aAAACACAATATCCCCGGAATTCCCACCAATAGCGGGCTACACAGGCCACATACCGCGTATCAAAGGTTCCGAAGCATCTCTTAGCCAACGATACCATTGTGCAGCGAAACGAGGACTAGAGCTCATCAAAATTGAGCGAGAAAAGCGAAAGGAAATCCACAACGCCGACACCAATATCAGAGCTATCTTGAAAGATAACGGCAAAAAGTATTCATATTGGAACTGGGGATAG
- the LOC113497627 gene encoding small nuclear ribonucleoprotein F: MAAAMPINPKPFLNSLTGKSVLVKLKWGHEYKGLLVSADGYMNLQLANTEEIVDGSCTGNLGEVLIRCNNVLYVRGAEEEDEEGEMKE, from the exons ATGGCGGCGGCTATGCCAATCAACCCTAAACCCTTCCTGAACAGTCTTACTGGCAAATCAGTACTTGTAAAACTAAAATGGGGCCACGAATACAAAGGATTACTAGTGTCGGCCGATGGATACATGAACTTGCAACTAGCAAACACTGAGGAAATCGTCGACGGCTCATGTACAG GTAATCTTGGAGAAGTTCTTATTAGGTGTAATAATGTTCTCTATGTAAGAGGCGCCGAGGAAGAAGATGAAGAAGGAgaaatgaaagaataa
- the LOC113497577 gene encoding large subunit GTPase 1 homolog: MGKKNKESLGRALIKDRFAKNRHRKHVEDNTMLHTTEVNDGFDWGRLNLQSVTAESSLQEFLSTAELAQREFTAEKLNLKYVKSVPSEVEVATSQPNFDEPLTVPRRPTWSPGITAEEQITRERESFLDWRRHLNELQAKLGAAVTPYERNIELWKQLWRTLEKSDVVLLLLDARNPLLFRCADLEKYAQDQKCKCILLLNKADLTTEYERKCWAEYFTKENVAIIFFSAAKPTNERKISEASEGSATKEEIDSETDSAISDHDPESEDDVIDPNDLNCTEKDIEMFKQQLGDLDKAVCNTANKIDKIQEVLERVVENLRLGKPVEDYPPSEIQEEVKEEQVQNSHEIFDREKLLEVLKRQNVEEKKNPPRLSVGMIGYPNVGKSSTVNVLMQTKKVSVSSMPGHTRHIQSLILDDDIELLDCPGLVLPAYAVAPDLLLTAVLPIDQMRAHDAAMARLCQLVPKHTFVEKYGLLLPDDGSKEPDYKQILTAHAYNRGFMTAAGQPDQSRSARIMLKEAASGRLRWAQLPPHCAPQPVDDMLRDRRNEKRKPTPMEARMVEGWKNKSSEIDKAFFAMQKSGAHVKGKPITGIVGVQSAEQQLSKPWKQERNTRIRIREKS, from the exons atgggGAAGAAGAACAAGGAATCTTTAGGACGTGCGCTTATTAAGGATAGATTTGCAAAGAATCGTCATCGTAAACATGTTGAAGACAACACCATG ttACACACAACGGAAGTCAATGATGGCTTTGACTGGGGCCGTCTTAATCTCCAATCTGTAACTGCTGAGTCCTCTCTCCAAGAGTTCCTCTCTACCGCTGAACTGGCACAGAGAGAGTTTACCGCAGAGAAGCTTAACTTGAAATATGTTAAGTCTGTACCCAGTGAAGTTGAGGTTGCTACATCACAGCCCAATTTTGATGAACCTTTAACAGTGCCACGGAG GCCCACATGGTCACCAGGTATAACAGCTGAAGAACAAATTACTCGCGAACGTGAGTCCTTCTTAGACTGGCGTCGCCATCTCAACGAGTTGCAAGCCAAGCTCGGAGCGGCGGTCACACCATATGAACGAAACATTGAACTGTGGAAGCAGCTGTGGAGGACACTTGAGAAGTCCGATGTGGTTCTGCTTCTGTTAGATGCAAGGAATCCATTGTTGTTCAG atgtGCTGATTTAGAGAAATATGCGCAAGATCAGAAATGCAAATGTATATTGCTGTTGAACAAAGCCGATTTGACCACCGAATATGAAAGGAAATGCTGGGCGGAATACTTCACAAAGGAG AACGTTGCTATAATATTCTTCTCGGCAGCTAAACCAACAAATGAGCGTAAAATATCAGAAGCCAGTGAAGGTTCTGCCACCAAAGAGGAAATAGATTCGGAAACCGATTCGGCAATCTCCGACCACGATCCGGAATCCGAAGATGACGTCATAGACCCGAACGACCTAAATTGTACAGAAAAAGATATAGAAATGTTCAAACAGCAATTAGGAGATTTGGACAAAGCTGTGTGCAACACTGCAAACAAAATTGACAAGATTCAAGAAGTACTGGAAAGGGTTGTCGAAAATTTAAGACTGGGTAAACCTGTTGAAGATTACCCTCCATCAGAAATTCAGGAAGAAGTCAAAGAAGAGCAAGTACAGAATTCACATGAGATATTTGACAGGGAGAAACTTCTAGAAGTGTTGAAGAGGCAGAATGTTGAGGAGAAAAAGAATCCCCCACGATTGAGCGTTGGTATGATTGGTTACCCCAATGTCGGGAAGTCTAGTACTGTCAATGTTTTGATGCAGACTAAGAAA GTAAGTGTGAGCTCAATGCCCGGTCACACACGACACATTCAGTCACTGATCTTAGATGATGACATCGAGCTGCTCGACTGCCCTGGTCTGGTATTGCCAGCTTACGCCGTCGCCCCGGACTTGCTCTTGACGGCTGTGTTGCCAATTGATCAG ATGCGTGCCCACGACGCGGCCATGGCTCGCCTGTGCCAGTTGGTCCCCAAACACACGTTCGTCGAGAAGTACGGGCTGCTGCTTCCTGATGACGGGTCCAAAGAGCCTGATTACAAGCAGATACTTACTGCTCATGCTT ACAACAGAGGCTTCATGACGGCAGCGGGGCAGCCGGACCAGTCCCGCTCAGCCCGGATCATGCTGAAGGAGGCCGCCAGCGGCCGTCTGCGCTGGGCGCAGCTCCCGCCGCACTGCGCGCCGCAACCGGTGGACGACATGCTGCGGGACAGGAGGAACGAGAAGAGGAAGCCCACGCCCATGGAAGCCAGGATGGTTGAG GGATGGAAAAACAAATCATCGGAAATCGACAAGGCGTTCTTCGCGATGCAGAAGAGTGGGGCACACGTTAAAGGCAAACCTATAACCGG TATCGTGGGAGTGCAGTCTGCTGAGCAACAGCTCAGTAAGCCCTGGAAACAAGAAAGAAACACGCGAATAAGAATAAGAGAGAAAAGCTAA
- the LOC113497599 gene encoding RAB6-interacting golgin codes for MSTFSGFSEEELKRIKSNENTVNSGPKINAANVKKLDRIGYKQKRPTSQYKLPILQKHNSDDAIDSMEFDKCKLSLRSPTTPARDMTVAEENNKENVDNNDNATEETSKETSEINNKTNEGTETNGADYASIERKNSMVAPDIVRGVENYSEDEMANHKVKLEELQLRQKIMEEQNKKRKEMLAKALADRTKQTSEEVLRLEKIKKELQVLDSQFSQDVAVLRGKIDQACLSYADAEKHYLRVEKEFLQAKIHLQKEKEKKELLTEHLCALITHNETRKAQKLETLMLELATDKKKEINEVLPPIEDEKPVVVDGVDERTGKIVEIVPQS; via the exons ATGTCTACATTCTCCGGTTTCAGTGAAGAGGAACTGAAACGCATAAAATCGAACGAAAATACAGTTAACAGCG GTCCAAAAATAAACGCAGCCAACGTAAAGAAACTCGACAGAATAGGATACAAACAAAAACGACCAACCAGCCAATATAAACTGCCAATATTACAGAAACACAACTCAGATGATGCTATAGATAGTATGGAGTTTGATAAGTGTAAACTTAGTTTAAGATCACCGACTACGCCAGCACGCGATATGACGGTGGcggaagaaaataataaagagaatGTTGATAATAATGACAATGCCACTGAAGAGACTAGTAAAGAAacaagtgaaataaataataaaacaaatgaaggcACAGAGACCAATGGTGCTGATTACGCATCAATCGAAAGGAAAAACAGTATGGTAGCACCTGATATAGTGAGAGGTGTAGAGAATTATTCAGAAGATGAAATGGCTAATCATAAAGTGAAGTTGGAAGAACTGCAGTTGAGGCAGAAGATTATGGAAGAGCAGAATAAGAAAAGGAAGGAGATGCTTGCTAAAGCTCTGGCTGATAG GACAAAACAGACCTCAGAAGAAGTGCTAAGACTAGAGAAGATCAAGAAGGAACTTCAGGTGCTAGACAGTCAGTTCTCGCAAGACGTCGCTGTGTTGAGAGGCAAGATCGACCAGGCGTGCTTGAGCTACGCGGATGCCGA AAAACACTACTTAAGAGTCGAGAAAGAATTCCTCCAAGCAAAAATccatttacaaaaagaaaaagagaagAAAGAACTATTAACAGAGCATCTGTGTGCACTAATAACACACAACGAGACGAGAAAAGCTCAGAAACTAGAAACGTTAATGTTAGAACTCGCTACtgataagaaaaaagaaataaatgaagttCTACCTCCAATAGAAGATGAAAAGCCAGTGGTAGTAGATGGTGTGGACGAAAGGACTGGTAAGATTGTTGAAATTGTTCCTCAAAGTTAG